From Carassius auratus strain Wakin unplaced genomic scaffold, ASM336829v1 scaf_tig00003248, whole genome shotgun sequence, the proteins below share one genomic window:
- the LOC113070172 gene encoding hyphal wall protein 1-like, translating into MSQSSSSSDENGNTTKDARSHSAGPTTIPPTPDVAPEPQAFSRGRTPARTALRSPRRRGQSSPPPARLPPSSPASSYRSAVPTIPPIGKWTVAGLREALGNSDIQASRKMNKAELYDLYVSLQSTPKTTHRQSKARRAQNSPAQLPPSCSRTGSGSLRPSSRRNRSSASLGRAPDSAMAGPHPPPDEAQPSTTVSAATVPHAARPSGPPTATQFHNPAIHNPFSFQWPTAPVGDTSARPSLLPAQTQGYQQFYPPGYNPAHFQWPAAPVAQTSAGLPPLAVQAHASNYYAPCSSYPPTNFPFQTTAGHLSVRPPPTFAAPDHTLPSSLIQNKSPYSLFTATPMPVPSNAVVMEPSPVSQSIRAQILSEIQDAGSRGGSIPNSSTSLFRTNIPVTHPLKPLLDASLDTILKAVSPRTLQSYITAWRCFKTFHVSYNMPFPDFSLLSVTSFITYLNSIKGLQVGSIKGYLSGIQFFHKLMYGAPSPEINNSQTSLLIKGIQRSQPSRTDARQPITLDILTKCIRALRTGYQPISTARTLDAMFVLAFFGFLRCSELAITSNFDPKIHPTISDLSVIDGESISYLIKQSKTDQTKKGHFIYIFNLPSPIQPYQSVLAYSQWRSSQAKSPLEPLFIDESKKPVTRFWFQKHLKAVLQQSGIPVKNFSSHSFRIGAATSAAQKGLSQQQIQALGRWSSDAFHSYIRTNRFHIKKAHQTLIE; encoded by the coding sequence ATGTCACAATCGAGCTCTTCATCTGATGAGAACGGAAACACCACCAAGGATGCACGTTCACATTCCGCCGGTCCAACGACCATCCCTCCAACGCCGGACGTCGCACCTGAGCCCCAGGCTTTTTCACGCGGCCGCACACCAGCCCGAACAGCCCTACGCTCACCAAGACGTCGAGGCCAGTCTTCACCGCCCCCGGCAAGGCTTCCACCTTCTTCCCCGGCCTCCTCCTACCGCTCGGCCGTCCCGACGATCCCACCTATCGGGAAGTGGACCGTAGCTGGATTGAGGGAAGCGCTCGGCAACTCAGACATACAGGCTTCGCGAAAAATGAACAAAGCGGAGCTGTATGATCTGTACGTTTCCCTACAGTCGACTCCAAAAACGACCCACAGGCAGAGCAAAGCCCGCAGGGCCCAAAATTCGCCTGCCCAGCTACCACCGTCGTGTTCCCGCACAGGATCCGGCTCGCTTCGCCCATCGAGCCGCAGAAACCGGTCTTCAGCGAGCCTAGGCCGCGCCCCAGATTCCGCCATGGCAGGTCCACACCCACCTCCCGATGAGGCCCAGCCCTCCACCACGGTTTCTGCTGCCACAGTGCCGCATGCAGCCAGGCCCAGCGGCCCCCCCACAGCCACTCAGTTTCATAATCCTGCTATACATAACCCTTTTTCTTTTCAGTGGCCTACAGCCCCCGTTGGAGACACTAGCGCGAGGCCATCGCTGCTACCAGCACAGACCCAAGGATACCAACAATTCTACCCACCAGGTTATAACCCCGCCCACTTCCAGTGGCCTGCGGCTCCAGTAGCTCAAACAAGCGCAGGCCTGCCTCCGCTTGCAGTTCAAGCCCACGCTTCAAATTATTATGCTCCCTGTTCGTCATACCCTCCAACTAACTTTCCTTTTCAAACCACAGCAGGTCATCTAAGCGTGAGGCCGCCGCCGACATTCGCAGCCCCGGATCATACCCTTCCTAGCTCTCTCATACAAAATAAATCACCTTATTCTCTCTTCACAGCGACTCCGATGCCCGTGCCATCCAACGCAGTCGTCATGGAACCATCACCGGTATCCCAAAGCATCCGAGCACAGATCTTATCAGAAATTCAGGACGCTGGCTCCAGAGGCGGATCAATTCCCAACTCCAGTACCTCGCTATTCAGAACTAATATTCCCGTAACCCACCCGTTAAAACCCCTGCTTGACGCATCGCTCGACACTATCCTCAAAGCAGTTTCTCCCAGAACCCTCCAATCCTACATAACGGCTTGGAGATGTTTCAAAACATTCCACGTCTCTTATAACATGCCTTTCCCTGATTTCTCTCTTCTTTCAGTCACCTCTTTTATTACCTACCTTAATAGCATTAAGGGCCTCCAAGTCGGGTCCATCAAAGGATACTTGAGCGGCATCCAGTTTTTCCATAAATTGATGTACGGCGCTCCTTCCCCCGAGATAAACAACTCACAAACCTCCCTCCTGATCAAAGGGATTCAAAGATCCCAGCCCAGCCGTACCGACGCTAGACAACCTATAACGTTAGACATTCTCACCAAATGCATTCGCGCCCTCCGCACAGGCTACCAGCCCATCAGTACCGCTCGCACACTTGACGCTATGTTTGTCCTAGCCTTTTTTGGTTTTCTCAGATGTTCGGAACTCGCCATCACGTCCAACTTCGACCCAAAAATCCACCCCACCATCTCAGACTTATCAGTAATAGATGGGGAATCAATTTCATATTTGATTAAACAAAGTAAGACCGACCAAACCAAAAAAGgccatttcatatacatttttaatctccCATCGCCAATCCAACCATACCAGTCAGTTCTGGCATATTCGCaatggagaagctctcaggccaAATCTCCTCTGGAACCCCTATTCATAGACGAATCCAAAAAACCTGTGACTCGTTTTTGGTTCCAGAAACACCTCAAAGCCGTTCTCCAACAGTCAGGCATTCCAGTAAAGAATTTTTCAAGTCACTCATTCCGTATTGGGGCAGCAACTTCAGCAGCCCAAAAAGGCCTCTCCCAACAGCAGATACAAGCCCTTGGGAGATGGTCCTCAGATGCTTTCCATAGCTATATCAGGACCAACCGATTCCACATTAAAAAAGCTCACCAAACCCTCattgaatga